In the genome of Apodemus sylvaticus chromosome 2, mApoSyl1.1, whole genome shotgun sequence, one region contains:
- the Znf775 gene encoding zinc finger protein 775, translating into MESSLAGSISGAGLARIKQEKAEWQLQAVATQAVLPEKDKENIFQQQSGPPPCQTMGRPWALGSQEETGGARWAPLPEQDAPLAARVPGTAPGPLSPSLSAGGGHFVCVDCGKRFSWWSSLKIHQRTHTGEKPYLCGKCGKSFSQKPNLVRHQRHHTGERPFCCPECTRRFSQKQHLLKHQKTHSRPATHTCPECERCFRHQVGLRIHQRAHARNRLGARVNLHETLRYAAARRWACRLRPGSLRGHPEWVWLGLCRSWWGQHGVRTTAHSRLGPSEQRQFICNDCGKSFTWWSSLNIHQRIHTGERPYACPECGRRFSQKPNLTRHLRNHTGERPHPCSHCGRSFRQKQHLLKHLRTHLPAAQATRCTSCGQSCPSRAALRAHQRVHAAAELLRSQAAVRGGVPGSESQAEIAQSVAVKPQGPQGAKGVLCGQECETLAVPGEQRQFICNECGKSFSWWSALTIHQRIHTGERPYACPDCGRCFSQKPNLTRHRRNHTGERPYLCTACGRGFRQKQHLLKHQRVHRGAQAPHPDPEEGQ; encoded by the exons ATGGAGAGCAGCCTGGCTGGCAGCATCTCAG GAGCTGGGCTGGCCAGGATCAAGCAGGAGAAGGCAGAGTGGCAGTTACAGGCTGTGGCGACTCAGGCCGTGCTTCCGGAGAAGGACAAGGAAAACATATTTCAGCAGCAGAGTGGTCCCCCGCCCTGCCAGACCATGGGAAGGCCCTGGGCTCTGGGGTCACAAGAAGAGACTGGGGGTGCACGGTGGGCTCCACTTCCTGAGCAGGATGCACCACTGGCTGCTCGAGTTCCAGGGACAGCTCCTGGTCCTCTGAGCCCCTCACTTTCTGCGGGTGGGGGTCACTTTGTGTGCGTGGATTGTGGGAAGAGGTTCAGTTGGTGGTCGTCTCTGAAGATTCACCAGCGCACACACACAGGCGAGAAGCCTTACCTCTGTGGCAAGTGTGGCAAGAGTTTCAGCCAGAAGCCCAACCTGGTGCGCCACCAGCGCCACCATACGGGCGAGAGGCCCTTCTGCTGCCCGGAGTGCACGAGGCGCTTCAGTCAGAAACAGCACCTACTCAAGCACCAGAAGACACACTCTCGCCCTGCCACTCACACGTGTCCAGAATGTGAGCGCTGCTTTCGGCACCAAGTGGGCCTCCGCATCCACCAGCGAGCACATGCCCGGAACCGCCTAGGTGCCCGTGTCAACTTACACGAGACGCTCCGGTATGCTGCTGCACGTCGCTGGGCCTGTCGCCTGCGCCCAGGATCCCTGCGCGGGCATCCCGAGTGGGTCTGGCTGGGGCTCTGCCGGAGTTGGTGGGGCCAGCATGGTGTCCGGACAACAGCCCACAGTCGCTTAGGTCCCAGTGAACAGCGCCAGTTCATCTGCAATGATTGCGGCAAGAGCTTCACGTGGTGGTCATCGCTGAACATCCATCAGCGCATCCACACGGGTGAGCGGCCCTACGCATGCCCTGAGTGCGGCCGCCGCTTCAGCCAGAAGCCCAACCTCACGAGGCACCTACGCAACCACACCGGTGAGCGGCCGCACCCTTGCTCGCACTGTGGACGCAGCTTCCGCCAGAAGCAGCATCTCCTCAAGCACCTGCGCACGCATCTGCCTGCCGCCCAGGCCACAAGGTGTACCAGCTGTGGCCAGAGCTGCCCCAGCCGTGCAGCACTGCGAGCCCACCAGCGTGTGCACGCAGCTGCAGAGCTGCTGCGCTCGCAGGCTGCAGTCCGGGGTGGTGTGCCTGGCTCTGAGTCACAAGCTGAGATTGCCCAGAGCGTGGCTGTGAAACCCCAAGGTCCCCAGGGTGCTAAGGGAGTGCTGTGTGGCCAGGAGTGTGAGACCCTGGCTGTGCCCGGCGAGCAGCGCCAGTTCATCTGCAACGAGTGCGGCAAGAGCTTCTCCTGGTGGTCAGCGCTCACCATCCACCAGCGCATCCACACGGGCGAGCGGCCCTATGCCTGCCCAGACTGCGGCCGCTGTTTCAGCCAGAAGCCTAACCTTACTCGGCACCGGCGCAACCACACGGGCGAGAGACCCTACCTGTGCACAGCCTGTGGCCGTGGCTTCCGTCAAAAGCAGCATCTGCTCAAGCATCAGCGAGTCCATCGTGGAGCTCAGGCACCACACCCTGACCCAGAGGAAGGGCAGTAG